In a single window of the Pseudomonadota bacterium genome:
- a CDS encoding hydantoinase B/oxoprolinase family protein codes for MSTQVDPVTTEIIRNAFIAIANDMNATLIRSAFTPVIYEGKDCSVALIDDQGEVLGQSLGLPLFLGNLEICVKLIAEQHGWDYFKPGDVFYMNDSYMTGTHLNDSTVIMPIFHNDQRIGFAASRAHWLDVGAKDPGTPVDSHEIYQEGTRWGPTRLYDGGVARDDVIDLLRRNSRFGDALIGDLNAQIAAGRTGERRLKSLFDRFGVETIRAARDEIFRQTETRERQAVGEIPDGSYVAEGALDDDGLGNGPVPVKLKIDVAGDSMRLDLAGSSPQARGPINCGLTQTIAAVRVAYKLLVSPDVSPNGGSFKPLEVSAPDSSVFNAKEPAACGWYFTPLGLLIDLVIKALAPAMPGRVAGAHYGDSMVITIAGTDPRNGDQPYLMIEPTTGGWGAFDGGDGANSLINNVNGSFKDLPIEVFERKYPLRIRRYNIREDSGGAGRYRGGNGTYREYEVLADSVLYLWFERAVTPAWGLFDGGDARPPRVEVDVPGEDTETYLKVNAKPVAAGTIIRSRTGGGGGFGPAMERAPEQVRADVLDGLVTRDAAREQYRVVLGDDGSVDAQATEAARAASA; via the coding sequence ATGAGCACGCAAGTCGATCCGGTCACCACGGAAATTATCCGCAACGCGTTTATCGCGATCGCCAACGACATGAACGCGACGCTCATCCGCAGCGCGTTTACGCCAGTGATCTACGAAGGCAAAGACTGCTCGGTAGCGCTGATCGACGATCAGGGAGAGGTGCTCGGCCAGTCGCTGGGCCTCCCGCTATTCCTCGGCAACCTGGAGATCTGCGTCAAGCTCATCGCCGAGCAGCACGGCTGGGACTACTTCAAGCCCGGCGACGTGTTCTACATGAACGACTCTTACATGACCGGCACACACCTGAACGACTCCACGGTGATTATGCCGATCTTCCACAATGACCAGCGTATCGGCTTCGCCGCCTCGCGAGCCCACTGGCTGGACGTCGGCGCCAAAGACCCCGGCACCCCGGTGGACTCGCACGAGATCTATCAGGAAGGTACGCGCTGGGGGCCCACCCGGCTATACGACGGTGGCGTCGCCCGCGATGACGTGATCGATCTGCTGCGGCGCAACAGCCGCTTTGGGGACGCGCTGATCGGCGACCTCAACGCGCAGATCGCCGCCGGGCGCACCGGCGAGCGGCGCCTCAAGTCGCTCTTTGACCGCTTTGGCGTGGAGACCATTCGCGCGGCGCGCGACGAGATCTTCCGTCAGACCGAAACCCGCGAGCGGCAGGCTGTCGGCGAGATTCCTGACGGCAGCTACGTCGCGGAAGGTGCGCTGGACGACGATGGCCTCGGCAACGGTCCGGTCCCGGTGAAGCTCAAAATTGATGTGGCCGGCGACAGCATGCGTCTCGACCTCGCGGGCTCCAGCCCGCAGGCCCGCGGTCCGATCAACTGCGGGCTGACCCAGACTATCGCCGCCGTCCGCGTGGCCTACAAGCTGCTGGTAAGCCCCGACGTATCACCCAACGGCGGCTCGTTTAAGCCTCTCGAGGTGAGTGCACCCGATTCCAGCGTGTTCAACGCGAAAGAACCGGCGGCCTGTGGCTGGTACTTCACGCCGCTCGGGCTGCTGATTGATCTCGTGATTAAGGCGCTGGCGCCGGCGATGCCGGGGCGCGTTGCGGGGGCGCACTACGGCGACTCGATGGTGATCACCATTGCCGGCACCGATCCGCGCAACGGCGACCAGCCTTACCTGATGATCGAGCCGACCACTGGAGGCTGGGGTGCCTTCGACGGCGGTGACGGGGCCAACTCGCTGATCAACAACGTTAACGGAAGCTTCAAAGACCTGCCGATCGAAGTGTTTGAACGCAAGTATCCGCTGCGGATCCGGCGCTACAACATCCGCGAAGACTCCGGCGGCGCCGGCCGGTATCGCGGCGGCAACGGCACCTATCGTGAATACGAGGTGCTGGCCGATTCCGTGCTTTATCTCTGGTTTGAGCGCGCCGTGACGCCGGCCTGGGGGCTGTTCGACGGTGGTGACGCCCGGCCGCCGCGAGTGGAAGTCGACGTGCCCGGTGAAGACACCGAAACCTACCTCAAGGTGAACGCCAAGCCGGTAGCGGCGGGCACCATCATCCGTTCAAGAACGGGCGGTGGCGGTGGCTTCGGCCCAGCGATGGAGCGAGCGCCGGAGCAGGTGCGGGCAGATGTGCTGGATGGTCTGGTAACCCGAGATGCGGCTCGTGAGCAGTACCGTGTAGTGCTGGGTGACGACGGCAGCGTCGACGCGCAGGCCACCGAAGCCGCTCGCGCCGCTAGCGCGTGA
- a CDS encoding hydantoinase/oxoprolinase family protein, with the protein MSEFRVSADIGGTFTDLVVDPADGPTFVGKVATTPDNPARGVIEGVQQLIPNASEINFFVHGTTVGLNAFLERRGERVLLLMTAGSGDSYSIARGNRQTLYDLQYRKPEQLVARRDVHEIGGRLAWDGEELEPLNHDDLKAVVDKVKSERIASVAVCFLHSYAHPQHELEAGKILSEALPGVSITLSHTVAPEWREYERASTAVMNAYVAPVVQRYLSSLEQQFSDLGMGATVHVMQSSGGVATAEAARDKPVFTLLSGPVGGTVGGVSLAKAMGRNNLLCVDMGGTSFDLSLVIDGSGTATTETELEGLPLLMSILDIQTIGTGGGSIAWMEGEGLRVGPHSAGSQPGPACYGRGGTEPTVTDANVFLGRLGVASLLGGDMTLDLDAATTAINSLAERAGMTPTALAEGILAISNAAMADAMRTITVSQGLDPRDFSLVAFGGAGPMAAVFLAQELDIGEVVVPNFPGTFSAWGMLQTDLRSDQTCAYYSPTQSVDLADLESHYQGLEKEGAEALRAQGVADEALSFERSADMRYIGQEYSINVALPAGSQVDDIVAAFHESHERRYGHGSPGAPVEFVNLRLAAFGALVRSDFEEPGQGGAEADPVLGERQAIYGGQELPTPVYDRLKLTSSHSLAGPAIIEEKSATTVVPPGWVARVDDIGNILITREDSQ; encoded by the coding sequence ATGTCTGAGTTTCGCGTATCCGCCGACATCGGCGGCACCTTTACCGATCTGGTCGTCGACCCTGCCGATGGCCCCACGTTCGTCGGCAAGGTGGCCACCACGCCGGACAATCCGGCTCGCGGCGTGATCGAGGGAGTGCAGCAGCTCATCCCCAACGCATCTGAAATCAACTTCTTTGTGCATGGCACCACGGTGGGGCTAAACGCGTTTCTGGAGCGGCGCGGTGAGCGCGTGCTGCTGCTGATGACCGCCGGCAGCGGGGACAGCTACTCGATTGCGCGCGGCAATCGGCAGACCCTCTACGATCTGCAGTATCGTAAGCCTGAACAGCTGGTCGCCCGCCGCGATGTCCACGAAATTGGAGGCCGTCTGGCCTGGGATGGCGAAGAGCTGGAGCCGCTTAACCACGACGACCTAAAGGCGGTTGTCGACAAGGTGAAGAGCGAACGGATCGCCTCGGTGGCGGTGTGCTTCCTACACTCGTATGCCCACCCGCAGCACGAGCTGGAGGCGGGCAAGATCCTGAGCGAGGCACTGCCCGGAGTATCAATCACGCTGTCACACACCGTGGCGCCCGAATGGCGTGAATATGAGCGGGCTTCCACGGCGGTGATGAATGCCTACGTGGCGCCGGTCGTCCAGCGTTACCTGTCTAGCCTCGAACAGCAGTTTTCCGACCTAGGGATGGGCGCAACGGTGCACGTAATGCAGTCCAGCGGCGGCGTGGCCACCGCGGAGGCCGCGCGCGATAAGCCGGTGTTCACGCTGCTCTCCGGCCCGGTGGGCGGAACCGTTGGCGGGGTTTCCCTCGCCAAAGCGATGGGCCGCAATAACCTGCTCTGCGTCGACATGGGCGGCACGTCGTTCGACCTCTCGCTGGTCATCGACGGCTCGGGCACCGCCACAACCGAAACGGAACTCGAAGGGCTGCCGCTGCTGATGTCGATCCTGGATATCCAGACCATCGGCACCGGCGGCGGTTCGATCGCCTGGATGGAGGGAGAAGGCCTTCGGGTAGGACCCCACAGCGCCGGCTCCCAGCCCGGCCCGGCGTGCTACGGCCGCGGCGGCACGGAGCCGACCGTCACCGACGCCAACGTTTTTCTGGGCCGCCTGGGCGTGGCTTCCCTGCTGGGCGGCGACATGACGCTGGACTTGGATGCCGCCACCACCGCCATCAATTCACTGGCCGAGCGAGCAGGCATGACGCCCACGGCGCTGGCGGAGGGAATCCTCGCGATCTCCAACGCCGCGATGGCTGACGCCATGCGCACCATCACGGTAAGCCAGGGCCTCGACCCCAGAGATTTCAGCCTCGTGGCCTTTGGTGGCGCCGGGCCGATGGCCGCCGTGTTCCTGGCCCAGGAGCTCGACATCGGGGAGGTGGTGGTGCCGAACTTCCCCGGCACTTTTTCGGCCTGGGGCATGCTGCAGACCGATCTGCGCAGCGACCAGACCTGCGCCTACTACAGCCCCACGCAGTCAGTGGATCTGGCGGACCTGGAGAGCCACTACCAGGGCCTGGAGAAAGAGGGCGCCGAGGCGCTGCGAGCTCAGGGGGTTGCTGACGAAGCGCTATCCTTTGAGCGATCAGCCGACATGCGCTACATCGGCCAGGAGTACTCGATTAACGTGGCGCTGCCCGCCGGCAGCCAGGTGGATGACATCGTCGCGGCGTTTCATGAAAGCCACGAGCGACGCTACGGCCATGGCTCGCCCGGTGCGCCGGTGGAGTTCGTGAACCTCCGCCTGGCGGCTTTTGGCGCGCTGGTGCGATCCGACTTTGAGGAGCCCGGCCAGGGTGGCGCGGAGGCCGACCCGGTGCTGGGAGAGCGTCAGGCCATCTATGGCGGTCAGGAACTGCCGACGCCGGTCTACGATCGGCTCAAACTCACGAGCAGTCACAGCCTGGCGGGCCCGGCGATCATCGAAGAGAAAAGTGCGACGACGGTGGTCCCGCCCGGCTGGGTGGCGCGCGTTGATGACATCGGCAATATTCTGATCACTCGGGAGGACAGCCAATGA
- a CDS encoding TonB-dependent receptor has product MTVRRVLTPFLIGGLAAFTAPPVMSQSNSAQNDDLEEIVVTARRREESVLDAPVAVNVFSGRDVVDAGIERVEDFIQFTPNVTLATSQGIGTSFLTIRGLTQVRNGEAPVATLVDGVLQFSGIQFRQEIFDIQSIEVVKGPQGAIYGRNATGGAIIINTQRPTNETDGYINLGYGDGNEFRVGGAIGGALIEDELYGRLSVNYIDRDGYLDNLTRGTEDDPFEDLAVRARVIWEPTDNLSVDLRANFARHDGRGIGFQFQGVNIGADGITATGFGTDTGPVDADNVLPIISNNPDIGARDTDDFAAKIDWETAYGTFTSTTSYTTIEEFADSDQFPYTNARSAPELFGFDGTQTGYFDLEAWSQEFRFASPSDQRLRWEVGAYYLDWERFVSLSTGIDTGNGILRVEREPLTNALNPTTSLLADDNENTATAFFGSLAYDITDQVEFSVALRYDDEERVQFVSPLQFPAGQPGARNEESFDKLQPKVTLRYQPTPNQNWYATYGEGFRSGQFNQNGIAQVAAGAGIIGVSDVADQEDSESFEVGFKGQFLDDRLRLGAAVFTTDVEGQQFFSFIGAISAQILTNIDDVSLWGGELEMVYRATEQLDAYAAIGYTNSEIEAYAVDPTAVGNEAPYIADNTFNAGIRYELANSLFEATPYVRLDYERRGSQFWDVNNSTARSALDFLNVRLGLQHQDWLLSADIENALDEEFNSEWVAGGFSAAAPGRIWRVQLRYDFF; this is encoded by the coding sequence ATGACCGTGCGACGCGTGCTAACCCCTTTTCTGATCGGCGGCCTGGCCGCATTTACGGCACCGCCGGTCATGAGTCAAAGCAACTCCGCCCAGAATGACGACCTCGAGGAGATCGTTGTGACGGCCCGCCGGCGCGAAGAGTCGGTGCTTGACGCACCGGTAGCGGTCAACGTCTTTTCCGGCCGCGATGTCGTCGACGCCGGCATCGAGCGGGTCGAGGATTTCATTCAGTTCACGCCCAACGTGACGCTCGCCACGTCTCAGGGCATCGGCACCTCCTTCCTGACCATTCGGGGCCTAACCCAGGTTCGTAACGGTGAAGCCCCGGTGGCCACCCTGGTCGACGGCGTTCTGCAATTCAGCGGTATCCAGTTCCGCCAGGAGATCTTCGATATTCAGAGTATCGAGGTCGTCAAAGGCCCGCAGGGCGCCATCTACGGCCGGAACGCCACCGGCGGTGCCATCATCATCAACACCCAGCGGCCCACCAACGAGACCGACGGTTACATCAACCTCGGCTATGGTGACGGCAACGAATTTCGTGTCGGCGGCGCCATCGGCGGTGCGCTGATCGAAGACGAGCTCTATGGGCGGCTTTCGGTCAACTACATCGATCGCGATGGCTATCTCGACAACCTAACTCGCGGCACGGAGGACGATCCGTTTGAGGATCTTGCCGTGCGGGCCCGGGTCATCTGGGAGCCGACCGACAACCTGAGCGTCGATCTGCGCGCCAACTTTGCGCGCCATGACGGCCGCGGCATTGGCTTTCAGTTTCAGGGGGTGAACATTGGGGCTGACGGCATCACGGCCACCGGCTTCGGTACCGACACGGGCCCCGTCGATGCGGATAACGTTTTGCCGATCATTTCAAACAACCCGGACATCGGCGCCCGTGATACCGACGACTTTGCGGCCAAGATCGATTGGGAAACGGCTTACGGCACGTTTACCTCCACCACCTCCTACACCACCATCGAAGAGTTTGCCGACTCCGATCAGTTCCCGTACACCAACGCGCGCAGCGCCCCGGAGCTGTTCGGCTTTGACGGCACCCAGACCGGTTACTTTGACCTGGAGGCCTGGAGCCAGGAGTTCCGCTTTGCCTCACCGTCCGACCAGCGCCTGCGCTGGGAGGTCGGTGCCTACTACCTGGACTGGGAGCGTTTTGTGTCCCTCTCCACCGGCATCGATACGGGCAACGGCATCCTGCGAGTCGAGCGTGAACCGCTGACCAACGCGCTGAACCCGACCACCTCGCTATTGGCGGATGACAATGAGAACACGGCGACCGCATTCTTTGGCTCACTGGCCTATGACATCACCGATCAGGTCGAATTTTCGGTGGCGTTGCGCTACGACGACGAGGAGCGCGTCCAGTTTGTTTCGCCGCTGCAGTTCCCGGCAGGCCAGCCCGGCGCGCGTAACGAAGAGAGCTTCGACAAGCTCCAGCCCAAGGTCACGCTGCGCTACCAGCCGACGCCGAACCAGAACTGGTACGCCACCTACGGCGAAGGCTTCCGCAGCGGCCAGTTCAACCAGAACGGCATCGCGCAGGTTGCAGCAGGCGCCGGCATTATCGGCGTGTCTGACGTCGCCGATCAGGAGGACTCCGAGTCGTTCGAAGTCGGCTTTAAAGGCCAATTCCTGGACGATCGGCTGCGACTCGGCGCAGCGGTTTTCACCACCGACGTGGAAGGCCAGCAGTTCTTCTCTTTCATCGGCGCCATCAGCGCCCAGATCCTGACCAACATCGACGACGTGTCGCTGTGGGGCGGGGAGCTGGAGATGGTGTATCGGGCGACCGAACAGCTCGACGCCTATGCAGCCATCGGTTACACCAACAGCGAAATCGAGGCCTATGCGGTCGACCCGACGGCGGTGGGCAACGAAGCCCCCTACATCGCGGACAACACCTTCAACGCAGGCATCCGCTACGAGCTGGCGAACAGCCTGTTTGAGGCTACGCCCTATGTCCGGCTCGACTACGAGCGTCGCGGCAGCCAATTCTGGGACGTCAACAACTCCACCGCTCGTTCAGCGCTGGACTTCCTGAACGTCCGTCTCGGACTGCAGCATCAGGATTGGCTCCTGTCAGCGGATATCGAAAACGCGCTGGACGAGGAGTTCAACTCGGAGTGGGTCGCGGGCGGTTTCTCCGCGGCGGCGCCCGGCCGGATCTGGCGCGTCCAGCTTCGCTACGACTTCTTTTGA
- a CDS encoding XRE family transcriptional regulator — protein sequence MSQPKPSADSLKRSLGSLLKARRKAMKLTLQELAERAELSPAFISQAERGKATPSIVSLVNLARALETDIHYFLTPPPAASLVHRGDDPVYLELNSPVTYARIDSDIRNQQMNALLMEIPSGISLPVVHREVGEDFFYVLEGTVDTTIGEKEFTLGPGDSVHINTQLDHSIVNRGETTARLIWVGTPPILPSS from the coding sequence GTGTCACAACCCAAGCCAAGCGCCGATTCTCTTAAGCGATCTTTGGGCAGCCTGCTAAAAGCTAGGCGCAAAGCCATGAAGCTGACGCTGCAGGAGCTGGCAGAGCGCGCAGAGCTGTCGCCAGCGTTTATCTCTCAGGCGGAGCGGGGCAAGGCGACACCGTCGATTGTGTCGCTGGTGAATCTCGCTCGGGCGCTCGAGACCGACATCCACTATTTTTTGACGCCGCCGCCGGCCGCCAGCCTGGTGCATCGCGGCGACGATCCGGTCTACCTGGAGCTGAACTCACCGGTTACCTATGCGCGGATCGACAGCGACATCCGTAATCAGCAGATGAATGCGCTGCTCATGGAGATTCCGTCCGGCATCTCCCTGCCGGTGGTGCACCGCGAAGTCGGGGAAGACTTCTTCTACGTGTTGGAGGGCACCGTGGACACCACCATTGGGGAGAAAGAGTTCACGCTGGGCCCGGGAGACAGCGTGCATATCAATACCCAGCTCGATCACAGCATCGTTAATCGCGGTGAGACGACGGCCCGACTGATCTGGGTTGGAACACCGCCGATCCTTCCCTCCAGCTGA
- a CDS encoding peptidylprolyl isomerase, with product MQVTTGSGEFRVQLEAERAPKTCRYFAELAAAGRLDGSSVFRVVTPDNEPEEHNGISVVQLGLWSEDQPERVLVPHESTEMTGLEHRQWTVSAARFEVGELYGSFFVCMRDEPCLDHGGTRNPDEAGFAAFGRVVDGHETLHALYRQAEPAAMLTSPIPVHSVQPLLISCKHPD from the coding sequence TTGCAGGTAACTACCGGCAGCGGCGAATTCCGGGTTCAGCTGGAAGCTGAACGCGCGCCAAAAACCTGCCGCTACTTCGCTGAGCTTGCCGCCGCGGGCCGCCTGGATGGCAGCAGCGTGTTCCGGGTGGTCACGCCCGACAACGAGCCTGAGGAACACAACGGTATCAGCGTGGTGCAGCTGGGGCTGTGGTCCGAAGACCAGCCGGAGCGGGTACTCGTTCCACACGAGAGTACGGAAATGACCGGGCTCGAACATCGCCAGTGGACGGTGTCAGCGGCGCGGTTCGAGGTGGGCGAGCTGTACGGCAGTTTCTTTGTCTGCATGCGCGACGAGCCCTGCCTCGACCACGGCGGCACTCGCAACCCGGACGAAGCGGGTTTTGCCGCCTTTGGTCGCGTGGTGGACGGCCACGAAACACTTCACGCGCTATACCGTCAAGCGGAGCCCGCCGCGATGCTCACAAGTCCGATCCCGGTTCACAGCGTTCAGCCGCTGTTGATCTCCTGCAAGCATCCCGATTGA
- a CDS encoding DUF2306 domain-containing protein yields the protein MARLKTLLLAFLFLTGAWYLVGELIFAASRDRGELSTVEITFRFSHVLFTLPLLLLPIVQFSQGLRSRRPALHRGLGRLYLVSAILASIGALYLGLTFEETGRRPPLVVFAALWLLFSLAAWICARRRAYAAHANFVLRSYGVALAFVLVRVLNGFESELFGFIENDEVRNVTREWLAFVVPLVVIELGISWLPALPRRKGASAPATP from the coding sequence ATGGCCCGCCTCAAAACCTTGCTGCTCGCGTTCCTGTTTCTGACCGGAGCCTGGTACCTGGTCGGTGAACTGATCTTTGCGGCATCGCGAGACCGCGGAGAACTGAGTACCGTCGAGATAACATTCCGGTTCAGCCACGTGCTGTTCACCTTGCCCCTGCTGCTGCTGCCGATCGTTCAGTTCTCCCAAGGACTGCGAAGCCGCAGGCCCGCCCTTCACCGTGGACTCGGCCGGCTGTATCTGGTCTCAGCAATCCTTGCCTCGATCGGCGCTCTGTATCTGGGACTAACGTTCGAGGAAACCGGCCGGCGCCCTCCCCTCGTGGTCTTCGCTGCGCTGTGGCTGTTGTTCAGCCTGGCTGCCTGGATCTGCGCCCGGCGCCGAGCCTATGCCGCCCATGCCAACTTTGTGTTGCGCAGCTACGGGGTGGCGCTGGCGTTTGTTCTGGTGCGGGTGCTCAATGGCTTCGAATCCGAGCTGTTTGGTTTTATAGAGAACGATGAGGTTCGCAACGTCACGCGCGAATGGCTGGCGTTTGTTGTGCCGCTGGTGGTGATCGAGCTTGGCATCAGCTGGCTGCCGGCGCTGCCGCGTCGGAAGGGCGCTTCGGCTCCGGCCACCCCCTAG